A genomic stretch from Hydrogenimonas urashimensis includes:
- a CDS encoding efflux RND transporter permease subunit, whose protein sequence is MHKSTYKVRDIAGKLAKGFLHNPLTPILGVFLLIIGYISLEIMPREEDPQISVSGGTIIVPMPGASPREVENIIVNPLERKLREIKGIEHIYGIAMDNVGVVNVMYYIGEDRQAANQNLYDKVFQHMDEFPKGAMKPLIKPFDVDIDIPVMGITFYKKDPAKINDIELFKMVREIQQQLNRIEDVSKTEIKGGKKEQYNIEIDLGKLAGYHLSLGQIVQALKALAADVPDVKGRTEKNKLVIFGVKNAIESIRDVENLIVAQYMGSPIYLKNIAKITDGVDIQNFKSVEMTRRAKKGFTPLEDSVTLTLGKLAGANAVVIANAVKEKMEEFRPKLEKMGIGYSITRDYGKRANDAVNELVDHILITIVIISIMLVFFLGWKESLIVTFTVPAILAITLFIAYLSGQTINRITLFAFLLSLGLLVDAAIIVIENIHRHLHSHDAVDKSTDEIMVEATDEIGAPTNIATLAIILTMVPMAFVGGMMGQFMKPIPANVPVALIASLVVAYIFTPYLGRRLLKKPHMHHHRHHWQKESAKDEGGNQ, encoded by the coding sequence ATGCATAAATCAACCTACAAGGTCAGGGATATTGCGGGAAAGCTGGCCAAAGGCTTTCTGCACAACCCTTTGACACCGATTCTGGGAGTCTTTCTGCTCATTATCGGTTACATTTCACTTGAAATTATGCCAAGGGAAGAGGATCCTCAGATCTCGGTATCCGGCGGTACGATCATCGTGCCGATGCCGGGCGCTTCTCCCCGGGAAGTCGAAAACATCATCGTCAACCCGCTGGAGAGAAAGCTTCGCGAAATCAAGGGGATCGAGCATATTTACGGCATCGCCATGGACAATGTGGGTGTCGTCAATGTAATGTACTACATCGGAGAAGACAGGCAGGCGGCCAACCAGAATCTCTACGACAAAGTCTTCCAGCACATGGACGAATTTCCCAAAGGTGCCATGAAACCCCTGATCAAGCCGTTTGATGTCGATATCGATATTCCCGTTATGGGCATCACTTTCTACAAGAAGGATCCTGCGAAGATAAACGATATCGAACTTTTCAAAATGGTACGCGAAATCCAGCAGCAGCTCAACCGCATCGAGGATGTTTCGAAAACAGAAATCAAGGGGGGCAAGAAAGAGCAGTACAATATCGAGATCGATCTGGGAAAACTGGCGGGCTACCACCTCTCCCTCGGGCAGATCGTACAGGCGCTCAAAGCACTGGCGGCGGATGTGCCGGATGTCAAGGGACGCACCGAAAAGAACAAGCTGGTCATTTTCGGTGTCAAAAACGCCATTGAGAGTATCCGCGATGTCGAAAACCTGATCGTCGCCCAGTATATGGGATCGCCCATCTATCTGAAAAACATCGCCAAGATTACTGATGGTGTCGATATCCAGAATTTCAAAAGTGTCGAAATGACAAGACGCGCAAAAAAGGGCTTCACGCCGCTTGAAGATTCCGTCACGCTCACTCTCGGCAAACTGGCCGGCGCGAATGCGGTTGTCATCGCCAACGCGGTAAAAGAGAAGATGGAGGAGTTCCGCCCGAAACTCGAAAAGATGGGTATCGGCTACTCCATCACACGTGACTACGGCAAACGTGCGAACGATGCGGTCAACGAACTGGTCGACCATATCCTTATCACGATCGTCATCATTTCGATCATGCTCGTTTTCTTCCTTGGATGGAAAGAGTCGCTTATCGTCACATTCACGGTACCTGCCATTTTAGCTATCACACTCTTTATCGCCTATCTTTCGGGGCAGACGATCAACCGCATTACGCTTTTTGCCTTCCTTCTTTCATTGGGTCTTCTGGTGGATGCGGCGATTATCGTTATCGAAAACATTCACCGGCATCTGCATTCACACGATGCGGTGGACAAGAGTACGGATGAGATCATGGTCGAGGCGACCGACGAAATCGGTGCTCCGACCAACATCGCGACCCTTGCGATCATCCTCACGATGGTGCCGATGGCATTTGTGGGAGGAATGATGGGGCAGTTCATGAAACCGATTCCGGCCAATGTACCGGTGGCACTGATCGCCTCTCTCGTTGTCGCCTATATCTTTACACCCTATCTGGGCAGGCGGCTTCTGAAAAAACCCCATATGCATCATCATCGCCACCATTGGCAAAAAGAGAGTGCCAAAGATGAGGGAGGTAACCAGTGA
- a CDS encoding efflux RND transporter periplasmic adaptor subunit yields MRKIILLIALFAAGLSGAELTLTGSVVSDNQKMMTSRYMGFVKKVYVVEGERVKKGQLLYTIDSKEIDSAKSQVELAISQAELALQMNQNQYNNILTNLARHERLFKKGMVSKYELENLQLAAENTKAMIEIAKKQVAQAKAKLAEVKNQYKYLAVRAPNDAVVVEKRINAGEMAIPGMPAIILTDLSRLKIMTEISESDLKDVKVGQKVMVEIPSIGLKREGKVYAIIPSSNPMTHQFRMKVSFDYKGQPVYPGMYAQVTIK; encoded by the coding sequence ATGAGAAAGATAATTCTGCTGATCGCCCTGTTTGCTGCCGGATTGAGCGGTGCCGAACTGACACTGACGGGAAGTGTCGTATCGGATAACCAGAAGATGATGACGAGCCGCTACATGGGCTTTGTGAAAAAAGTCTATGTCGTGGAGGGTGAACGCGTCAAAAAAGGGCAGCTTCTTTATACGATCGATTCCAAAGAGATCGACAGTGCCAAATCCCAAGTGGAGCTGGCCATTTCCCAGGCGGAGCTAGCTCTGCAGATGAACCAGAACCAGTACAACAATATCCTGACCAACCTGGCACGCCACGAACGGCTCTTCAAAAAAGGTATGGTCAGCAAATACGAGCTGGAGAATCTTCAGCTTGCCGCGGAAAATACGAAAGCGATGATCGAGATCGCCAAGAAACAGGTGGCCCAGGCCAAAGCGAAACTGGCAGAGGTGAAAAACCAGTACAAGTATCTGGCAGTGCGCGCACCCAACGATGCCGTTGTCGTAGAAAAACGCATCAACGCCGGCGAAATGGCGATTCCCGGCATGCCCGCGATCATACTGACCGACTTGAGCCGACTGAAAATCATGACGGAAATTTCGGAGAGCGATCTGAAAGATGTCAAAGTGGGCCAGAAAGTGATGGTGGAAATACCCTCTATCGGACTCAAGCGTGAAGGCAAGGTCTACGCGATCATTCCAAGTTCCAACCCGATGACACACCAATTCAGAATGAAGGTCTCTTTCGATTACAAAGGGCAGCCGGTCTATCCGGGAATGTACGCCCAGGTCACGATCAAATAA
- a CDS encoding TolC family protein produces MKKMLLAMAVTLPLFAVQQNLTLERALELVRQNNIEVKVAEQDVLIKEQEHHEAVGYNFGRLDLVVNALRSNDAGNVFGFKLQSREATFRDFGFSDFLAGAGQALQMSGGDFGRFSQIMGDPALQNQLLNTAPDDLNYPDARNHFQEKIQYQIPVYVGGKLLAYGKITDKMTTISKLDRQKVLNQKLFETRKTYYNISLVENFIKNLNTILKNVEDLEETVSNMVKEGYALDIDLLQVQTKKADVLRMINQAKLNRELAYQYLSFLLNDTVISIVVVDNDVPMPRMKRDEMLQRNIDIQKAHMGLEVTDLAIGAEKANFLPQIGAFAEYGSADDTFLNDFSDKDAYTIGVQLKWNVFNGFIDKSKYEKAKIQNMKMQHQVELAKKGIGLQIDKIITSIKSKEYDIQSLREKVEYTQKVYDNYYSRYKEGLLSINDVLIKNSEHIQAVLSLVKTRFERNNKVFELEYIINKGIL; encoded by the coding sequence ATGAAGAAGATGTTGTTGGCAATGGCTGTCACATTGCCCCTTTTCGCCGTTCAGCAGAATCTCACGCTCGAACGGGCGCTCGAACTTGTGAGGCAGAACAATATCGAAGTGAAGGTAGCTGAGCAGGATGTATTGATAAAGGAGCAGGAGCACCATGAAGCGGTCGGGTACAACTTTGGTCGTCTCGACCTTGTTGTCAACGCTCTGCGCTCGAACGACGCCGGAAATGTCTTCGGGTTCAAACTGCAGAGCCGTGAAGCCACTTTCAGAGATTTCGGCTTCAGCGATTTTCTCGCAGGGGCTGGTCAGGCTTTGCAGATGTCGGGTGGAGACTTCGGACGATTTTCCCAGATCATGGGCGATCCTGCCTTGCAGAATCAGTTGCTGAACACCGCTCCAGACGATCTGAACTATCCGGATGCCCGAAACCATTTTCAGGAAAAAATCCAGTATCAGATCCCGGTCTACGTGGGAGGAAAGCTACTGGCGTATGGTAAAATTACCGATAAGATGACGACGATCAGCAAACTCGATCGCCAGAAAGTGCTGAATCAGAAACTGTTCGAGACACGAAAGACCTACTACAATATCTCCCTTGTAGAGAACTTTATCAAGAACCTCAATACCATCTTGAAAAATGTCGAAGATCTGGAAGAAACGGTCTCCAACATGGTAAAAGAGGGGTATGCGCTCGATATCGATCTGCTGCAGGTGCAGACGAAGAAAGCCGATGTGCTGCGCATGATCAACCAGGCGAAACTCAACCGTGAACTTGCCTACCAGTATCTCTCTTTCCTGCTCAACGATACGGTCATCTCCATTGTCGTCGTCGACAACGATGTGCCTATGCCCCGGATGAAAAGAGACGAGATGCTCCAAAGAAACATCGATATCCAAAAGGCCCATATGGGTCTGGAGGTCACCGACCTTGCCATCGGTGCCGAAAAAGCCAATTTTCTTCCACAGATTGGCGCTTTTGCCGAGTACGGCAGTGCCGATGACACTTTTTTGAATGACTTCTCCGACAAAGATGCCTATACCATCGGCGTTCAACTCAAATGGAATGTCTTCAACGGATTTATCGATAAATCCAAGTACGAGAAGGCAAAAATCCAGAATATGAAGATGCAGCATCAGGTTGAACTGGCCAAGAAGGGTATCGGACTGCAAATCGACAAAATCATAACATCGATCAAAAGCAAAGAGTATGACATCCAATCGCTTCGCGAAAAGGTGGAATATACCCAGAAAGTTTACGACAATTACTACAGCCGATACAAAGAGGGGTTGTTGTCGATCAACGATGTGCTGATCAAAAACAGTGAACATATCCAGGCTGTTTTGAGTCTTGTCAAAACACGGTTTGAGAGAAACAACAAAGTCTTCGAACTTGAATACATCATCAACAAAGGAATCCTATGA
- the serA gene encoding phosphoglycerate dehydrogenase has translation MKKHVVMVCDHIHESGLEMLASQPDIEYINVADLPKDELLNVIGKADVAITRSSTEVNSAFLEAASNLKALVRAGVGVDNVDIDGCSKRGIIVMNVPTANTIAAVELTMAHMLACMRAFPYAHNHLKLDRVWKREKWYGYELKDKKLGIIGFGNIGSRVGKRAKTFEMDVITYDPYIDPSKATDLGVEYTTNFDDILACDIITIHTPKNQETIGMIGKKEIEKMKEGVVLINCARGGLYDEEALYEGLKSGKIRFAGLDVFVKEPATDNPLLDLDNVTVTPHLGANTYESQYKIATQAAQQALDAARGISYPNALNLPIRESEIPAFVKPYLELTQKIGFLAAQANKGAIKSIKIVGEGGIGEYIDSLATFATVGALKESLGETINYVNADFVAKERGIDIIKESSPTAGAYKSSVRLKLTTDKEVVEIAGTSFNEDVQRIVEINGFALDVEPKGRMILFKNTDVPGVIGDVGQILAKHHVNIADFRLGRDKTGLALAVIIVDNDVSEEVLRELDALEASIYVKYVIL, from the coding sequence ATGAAAAAGCATGTTGTAATGGTATGTGACCATATCCATGAGAGCGGACTCGAGATGCTCGCTTCCCAGCCGGATATTGAGTATATCAATGTAGCCGATTTGCCCAAAGATGAGCTGCTTAATGTCATCGGCAAAGCAGACGTGGCCATTACAAGAAGCTCGACAGAGGTCAACTCCGCTTTTTTGGAAGCCGCGAGCAATCTCAAAGCGCTGGTTCGCGCCGGTGTCGGTGTCGACAATGTCGATATCGACGGATGCAGCAAACGCGGCATCATCGTGATGAACGTACCGACGGCCAATACGATTGCCGCCGTCGAACTGACGATGGCCCACATGCTGGCCTGCATGCGGGCATTCCCCTATGCCCACAACCATTTGAAACTCGATCGTGTCTGGAAGCGTGAGAAATGGTACGGCTATGAGTTGAAAGACAAAAAGCTGGGCATCATCGGGTTCGGAAATATCGGAAGCCGGGTCGGAAAACGTGCCAAAACCTTCGAGATGGATGTCATTACCTACGACCCTTATATCGACCCTTCCAAAGCAACCGATCTGGGGGTTGAATATACAACAAACTTCGACGATATTCTTGCCTGCGACATCATTACGATCCATACGCCGAAAAACCAGGAGACGATTGGAATGATCGGCAAAAAAGAGATCGAGAAGATGAAAGAGGGTGTCGTCCTGATCAACTGCGCCCGTGGAGGGCTTTATGACGAAGAGGCGCTCTACGAAGGTCTTAAAAGCGGAAAGATCCGATTTGCCGGACTCGACGTGTTTGTCAAAGAACCCGCCACGGACAATCCGCTGCTCGATCTTGACAATGTAACGGTGACACCCCATCTGGGAGCCAACACGTACGAATCGCAGTACAAAATCGCGACCCAGGCCGCTCAGCAGGCGCTGGATGCGGCCAGGGGGATTAGCTATCCCAATGCGCTCAATCTTCCGATTCGAGAGAGTGAAATCCCGGCTTTCGTCAAACCCTACCTCGAATTGACGCAGAAGATCGGGTTTCTGGCCGCGCAGGCGAACAAAGGTGCCATCAAGTCGATCAAAATTGTGGGAGAAGGCGGTATCGGAGAGTATATCGACTCTCTTGCCACATTCGCAACGGTGGGTGCCTTGAAGGAATCTCTGGGTGAGACCATCAACTATGTCAATGCCGATTTTGTGGCAAAAGAGCGGGGTATCGATATAATCAAAGAGTCGTCGCCCACGGCCGGTGCCTACAAGAGCAGTGTCCGCCTGAAACTGACGACTGACAAAGAGGTGGTCGAAATCGCGGGAACAAGCTTCAATGAAGATGTTCAGCGTATCGTTGAAATCAACGGATTCGCCCTGGACGTGGAGCCAAAGGGACGGATGATTCTTTTCAAGAACACCGACGTGCCCGGTGTTATAGGCGATGTGGGACAGATTCTCGCAAAACACCATGTCAATATCGCCGATTTCCGCCTCGGAAGAGACAAAACGGGTCTTGCCCTGGCTGTGATTATCGTGGACAACGATGTCTCCGAAGAGGTTTTGCGCGAACTCGATGCTCTGGAAGCTTCCATCTACGTAAAATACGTTATTCTTTAA
- a CDS encoding 30S ribosomal protein S1, translated as MDKASMEEFENMEEDFASMLDAYEKKEQGGSITDGVLVEIREGDNQALVDVGRKQEAAVNLDELKDEEGNLKFSVGDTIPVVITGYRNERPQASYLKAIRKANVRKFIEEHENDAENMVVEGKVVRKNRGGYFVIGKENIEFFMPMSQAAFAMGKNPIGKEIKAVILKLDKDRDSIVVSRRKYLDQLRKERKEIVDRLMEENKVVEGTIKKITSYGMFVDVGGIEGLVHYSEISYKGPVNPATLYAEGDTVEVKAIGYDPKKRHLSLSIKQTMPDPWEEIIDQLEEGDTIKVTVSNIEPYGAFVDLGNDIEGFLHVSEVSWDKDIKNPKDYLNVGDEINVEVIEINPETRRLRVSYKNLQPKPFEEFLQQYKEGDVVKGTVTTLTDFGAFVRIGKVEGLLHNQDVSWEKGSKAKDLLKKGDEVEVKIIKIDPEQERISLSKKALEESPIDRFAKEHKTGDIVKGKIRDVKDFGVFVELEDGVDALIRKEDIAPLNMEELNKGDEIEGVIVMLDPASNKIRLSVRRLERQKERDALNAFNNSEDRLTIGDIIKDQL; from the coding sequence ATGGACAAGGCCTCAATGGAAGAGTTTGAGAACATGGAGGAAGATTTCGCGTCGATGTTGGACGCGTATGAGAAAAAGGAGCAGGGCGGAAGTATAACGGATGGTGTACTCGTAGAGATTCGTGAAGGTGACAACCAGGCATTGGTCGATGTGGGCCGCAAGCAGGAGGCGGCCGTCAACCTCGATGAGCTCAAAGATGAAGAGGGTAACCTCAAGTTCAGTGTGGGAGACACAATTCCTGTCGTTATTACCGGATACCGCAACGAGCGGCCCCAGGCTTCCTATTTGAAAGCGATCCGCAAAGCGAATGTCAGAAAATTCATCGAAGAGCACGAGAATGATGCGGAGAATATGGTTGTCGAGGGAAAAGTCGTTCGAAAAAATCGCGGCGGCTATTTCGTGATAGGAAAAGAGAATATCGAATTTTTCATGCCGATGAGCCAGGCGGCGTTTGCGATGGGGAAAAATCCTATCGGCAAAGAGATCAAAGCGGTTATTTTGAAGCTCGACAAAGATCGTGACTCCATCGTCGTATCGCGAAGAAAGTACCTTGATCAGCTGCGCAAAGAGAGAAAAGAGATCGTCGACAGGCTGATGGAAGAGAACAAGGTTGTCGAAGGTACGATCAAAAAGATCACAAGCTACGGCATGTTCGTCGATGTGGGGGGAATAGAAGGGCTTGTCCACTACAGCGAAATCAGCTACAAGGGCCCGGTAAACCCCGCGACGCTCTATGCGGAGGGTGACACCGTCGAAGTCAAAGCGATCGGCTACGATCCGAAGAAACGCCATCTCTCCCTCTCCATCAAACAGACCATGCCTGATCCGTGGGAAGAGATTATCGATCAACTGGAAGAGGGTGATACGATCAAGGTCACCGTCAGCAACATCGAACCCTATGGCGCGTTTGTCGATCTGGGCAACGATATCGAAGGGTTCCTGCATGTCTCGGAAGTCTCATGGGATAAAGATATAAAGAATCCGAAAGACTACCTCAATGTCGGTGACGAGATCAACGTAGAGGTTATCGAAATCAATCCCGAAACACGCAGACTGCGTGTTTCATACAAAAACCTCCAGCCCAAACCTTTTGAGGAGTTTCTCCAGCAATACAAAGAGGGGGATGTCGTCAAAGGGACGGTGACGACACTGACCGATTTCGGCGCTTTCGTGCGTATCGGCAAGGTCGAAGGACTGCTTCACAACCAGGATGTCTCCTGGGAGAAGGGTTCTAAAGCGAAAGATCTGCTGAAGAAGGGTGACGAGGTCGAGGTCAAAATCATCAAGATCGATCCCGAACAGGAGCGAATCAGTCTCAGCAAAAAGGCGCTGGAAGAGAGCCCGATCGACCGTTTCGCCAAAGAGCACAAAACCGGTGACATCGTCAAAGGAAAGATCCGCGACGTGAAGGATTTTGGTGTATTCGTCGAGCTTGAGGACGGTGTCGATGCACTGATCAGAAAAGAGGATATCGCTCCGCTGAATATGGAGGAGCTCAACAAAGGGGATGAAATTGAGGGGGTGATCGTCATGCTCGATCCGGCTTCCAACAAGATTCGCCTCTCTGTTCGCCGCCTCGAGCGCCAAAAAGAGCGCGATGCATTGAATGCCTTCAACAACAGTGAAGATCGTCTGACGATCGGAGATATCATCAAAGATCAGCTCTAA
- a CDS encoding 4-hydroxy-3-methylbut-2-enyl diphosphate reductase has product MEIEIAQSYGFCFGVKRAIKIAEEHPGSSTLGPLIHNNMEIERLKRDYNVSLAHSLEDIKEGSATVIRTHGIPKNDLRRLKEKGGKVIDATCPFVTKPQQIVEEMSAEGYDVVIFGDVNHPEIKGVMSYATGPVYAVLSVEEVAKLRLKERVALVAQTTRKIEEYNKIINYLVPRHKEVRVFNTICNATFENQDAARDLAKRADVMIVIGGKQSSNTKQLYTICRQFCPDSHHIESKDELRKEWFEGKQLCGITAGASTPEWIIEEIIGKIREFKV; this is encoded by the coding sequence ATGGAAATAGAGATTGCACAGAGTTACGGATTCTGTTTCGGTGTGAAACGGGCGATCAAGATAGCGGAAGAACACCCCGGAAGTTCGACACTGGGACCTTTGATACACAACAATATGGAGATCGAACGGCTTAAACGGGATTACAATGTATCTTTGGCCCATTCGCTTGAAGATATAAAGGAGGGGAGTGCAACCGTCATACGTACCCATGGTATTCCGAAAAACGATCTGAGGAGGCTCAAGGAAAAGGGTGGCAAAGTGATCGACGCCACATGTCCCTTTGTGACCAAACCCCAGCAGATCGTGGAGGAGATGAGTGCCGAGGGGTACGATGTGGTCATTTTCGGCGATGTGAACCATCCGGAGATCAAAGGGGTTATGAGCTACGCAACAGGGCCGGTCTATGCGGTACTGAGCGTGGAAGAGGTGGCGAAACTCCGCTTGAAAGAGCGTGTTGCCCTGGTCGCCCAGACGACGCGGAAAATCGAGGAGTACAACAAGATTATCAACTATCTCGTGCCCAGACACAAGGAGGTGCGGGTTTTCAATACGATCTGCAATGCGACATTTGAAAACCAGGATGCGGCGCGTGACCTTGCCAAAAGGGCCGATGTGATGATCGTAATCGGCGGAAAGCAGTCGTCCAACACCAAACAGCTCTATACGATTTGCAGACAGTTCTGTCCCGATTCCCACCATATCGAGTCCAAAGACGAGTTGCGTAAAGAGTGGTTCGAGGGAAAGCAACTGTGCGGAATCACGGCGGGTGCATCGACGCCCGAATGGATCATCGAAGAGATTATTGGAAAAATAAGAGAATTTAAAGTATAA
- the aroA gene encoding 3-phosphoshikimate 1-carboxyvinyltransferase yields the protein MRWLEVEKCSAFDLVCDSIASDKSISHRCAMFSLLSDKPSRIRNYLRAEDTLNTLEIVKKLGAEVKEEGDTVIITPPQQMKEPDDILDCGNSGTAMRLFCGFLASLPGHYVLTGDKYLRRRPMKRVTTPLTQIGAKIDGREEGNFAPLCIRGDRLKSFSYESPIASAQVKSAMILAALRADGDSTYREPELSRDHTERMLRGMGANIESWDVITVEPMRGPLQPLEMTVPADPSSGFFFAVAAAIVPGSRVVIERVTLNPTRVEAYTVLKKMGAHVEFLEKENRYEPIGNILVRYNGRLKGVEVSDRIAWLIDELPALSIAMAVAEGESIVKNAKELRVKESDRISCVIKGLKACGIRCEEFEDGYTIEGGELHAAEIESCGDHRIAMSFAIAGLLAGIRIKDIDCIETSFPNFLELLNKITEIRTWK from the coding sequence ATGAGATGGCTCGAAGTAGAAAAATGCAGCGCATTTGATCTGGTATGCGATTCGATCGCCAGTGACAAATCGATCTCCCACCGCTGTGCAATGTTTTCGCTGCTTTCCGACAAACCGAGCCGGATACGGAACTATCTTCGGGCCGAAGATACGTTGAATACACTGGAAATCGTCAAAAAACTTGGCGCCGAGGTGAAGGAGGAGGGGGATACGGTAATCATTACGCCGCCGCAGCAGATGAAAGAACCCGACGATATTCTCGATTGCGGCAATTCCGGTACAGCCATGCGGCTTTTCTGCGGCTTTCTCGCATCGCTTCCGGGGCATTACGTGCTCACAGGCGACAAATACCTTCGCAGACGTCCGATGAAGCGGGTGACGACGCCCCTGACGCAGATCGGAGCGAAGATCGACGGCCGTGAGGAGGGCAATTTCGCGCCGCTGTGTATCCGCGGAGACCGGCTGAAATCGTTCAGTTACGAAAGCCCGATCGCTTCGGCACAGGTCAAAAGTGCAATGATCCTGGCCGCTTTGCGAGCCGATGGAGATTCGACGTACCGGGAGCCCGAGCTCAGCAGAGACCACACGGAGCGGATGCTTCGCGGCATGGGTGCCAATATCGAAAGCTGGGATGTGATCACCGTCGAGCCGATGCGCGGGCCTTTGCAGCCTCTTGAGATGACGGTACCGGCCGACCCGTCGAGCGGTTTTTTCTTCGCCGTGGCCGCCGCCATTGTGCCTGGAAGTCGTGTCGTCATAGAGAGAGTCACTCTCAATCCAACAAGAGTCGAAGCCTATACGGTGCTGAAAAAGATGGGCGCGCATGTGGAGTTTCTTGAAAAAGAGAACCGGTACGAGCCGATCGGCAATATCCTTGTACGATACAACGGACGCCTCAAAGGCGTGGAAGTGAGTGACAGGATTGCCTGGCTGATCGACGAATTGCCGGCACTATCGATCGCCATGGCCGTAGCGGAAGGAGAGAGTATCGTAAAAAACGCCAAAGAGCTTCGCGTCAAAGAGTCGGATCGTATCAGTTGCGTGATCAAAGGGCTTAAGGCGTGCGGCATCCGGTGTGAAGAGTTTGAAGACGGCTACACAATAGAGGGCGGAGAACTGCACGCTGCGGAGATAGAGAGTTGCGGAGACCACCGGATCGCGATGAGTTTCGCCATAGCGGGGCTTCTAGCCGGCATCAGGATCAAAGATATCGATTGTATCGAAACATCGTTTCCCAATTTCCTGGAGCTGCTGAACAAGATAACGGAGATTCGTACATGGAAATAG